In Deinococcus aerophilus, a single genomic region encodes these proteins:
- a CDS encoding VOC family protein produces MTQDTPWTNTITAITLFVEHLEEAKAFYSRVFELPVFFEGDTSVVFKFGSTMINLLQIGQADELVTPAHVADSQGGARAVYTLSVDDVDAKCAELETKGVTLLNGPVDRPWGIRTASFKDPAGHIWEIAT; encoded by the coding sequence ATGACGCAAGACACCCCCTGGACGAACACCATCACCGCCATCACGCTCTTCGTCGAACATCTTGAAGAAGCGAAAGCGTTCTACAGCCGGGTGTTTGAACTTCCGGTCTTTTTTGAAGGCGACACCTCCGTCGTCTTCAAATTCGGTTCCACCATGATCAACCTGCTTCAGATCGGTCAAGCCGACGAGCTGGTGACCCCCGCTCATGTTGCCGACAGTCAAGGCGGCGCGCGTGCGGTCTACACGCTGAGCGTCGATGACGTTGATGCCAAATGTGCGGAGCTGGAGACCAAAGGCGTCACCCTGCTGAATGGACCGGTGGATCGTCCCTGGGGAATCCGTACCGCCAGTTTCAAAGACCCGGCGGGCCATATCTGGGAGATCGCCACATAG
- a CDS encoding ATP-binding protein: MTEALTTARTQHDVFGVVLPVMLGALDADVVTALLMDDTGTRLDCAATRGHPGTALYGQGGLPDKDGLADTPGPVWDALKNRSPLFFETRSALAQAYPGWTTRTEGGAATAVLPLVLGGRPLGALVVEFGETHIFAPEERQFLGILAAQCAVSLGHARLGQDLEAQEAARAAEPEEQRGALAAFYAYQEAVGSENDVLVLARQAGKVVRANLPHVSAVYYALEGERWKAQVWSEDVPPEVVAQMTEGVPTDAPNFHEAAQSGSPRFVDGWDASSNSLPSATSYGAAAFLPLVIGGHTRGLFAVGTREAHAWTERDQALVRAVARGLTIALDRTESARHLAQQNAELEARTRALEAFAELTRDLAVHSDADTLIERAMQVVLSLLPHGMALFYQKRAHRWRATAQVGGAGTPALQAVIDQGFPVGHIPTLDLPDQTGEGLFQDVYDQTRDVAPELVSHLRAVATLPVWVNGRVLGIFNVALFEGWCWSPADRAVLETAARSLGLALEGAQTVNQLAQRTWELERSNAELEQFAYVASHDLQAPIRAVTSFAGIIERRYGTQLDERGRMYVQQIVHGGEQMKRLIDNLLAFSRLHTRRQELVPVDSAAVFDTVVGRLQTGPLPSGASVTRQKLPVVCADAPQLDQLLQNLISNGLKYRREGVPPQVRVWAERDGAWWRFAVSDNGIGIEQQYFERIFVIFQRLHGQEEYEGTGIGLAVCQKIIERHGGRLWVESRPGQGSTFFFTLPQA; encoded by the coding sequence ATGACCGAGGCGCTGACAACCGCCCGCACCCAGCATGACGTCTTTGGAGTGGTGCTGCCGGTCATGCTTGGAGCTCTGGACGCCGACGTGGTCACAGCGCTGCTCATGGACGACACGGGCACGCGGCTGGACTGTGCCGCCACCCGGGGCCATCCGGGAACAGCGCTGTACGGGCAGGGTGGTCTCCCGGATAAGGACGGTCTCGCGGACACGCCGGGTCCGGTCTGGGACGCGCTGAAGAACCGCAGCCCCCTGTTTTTCGAGACGCGAAGCGCCCTGGCACAGGCCTACCCCGGGTGGACGACGCGCACCGAGGGCGGGGCAGCCACCGCCGTCCTGCCGCTGGTCCTGGGTGGCCGGCCGCTGGGAGCGCTCGTCGTGGAGTTCGGGGAGACGCATATCTTCGCGCCGGAGGAGCGCCAGTTCCTGGGGATCCTCGCGGCCCAGTGTGCCGTCTCGCTGGGCCACGCCCGTCTCGGCCAGGACCTGGAGGCCCAGGAAGCAGCGCGCGCCGCCGAACCCGAGGAGCAGCGTGGGGCCCTCGCGGCCTTCTACGCGTACCAAGAGGCGGTGGGCAGTGAAAACGACGTGCTGGTGCTGGCCCGTCAGGCCGGCAAGGTCGTGCGCGCCAACCTGCCCCACGTCAGCGCGGTGTACTACGCCCTCGAAGGAGAACGGTGGAAGGCGCAGGTCTGGTCCGAGGACGTCCCCCCCGAGGTCGTGGCCCAGATGACCGAGGGGGTCCCCACCGACGCCCCCAACTTCCACGAGGCCGCGCAGTCGGGCAGCCCCCGCTTCGTGGACGGCTGGGACGCTTCTTCCAACAGCCTGCCCAGCGCCACGTCGTACGGCGCGGCCGCCTTCTTGCCGCTGGTGATCGGTGGGCACACCCGCGGCCTCTTCGCGGTGGGCACCCGGGAAGCCCACGCCTGGACCGAGCGGGATCAGGCGCTGGTGCGGGCGGTGGCCCGGGGACTGACCATCGCCCTGGACCGGACCGAGAGCGCCCGGCATCTCGCCCAGCAAAACGCCGAACTTGAGGCGCGCACACGGGCCTTGGAAGCGTTCGCGGAGCTGACCCGCGACCTCGCCGTTCACAGCGATGCGGACACGCTGATCGAGCGGGCCATGCAGGTGGTGCTGTCCCTGCTGCCCCACGGCATGGCGCTGTTCTACCAGAAACGGGCCCACCGCTGGCGCGCGACCGCGCAGGTGGGCGGCGCCGGAACCCCGGCGCTCCAGGCGGTCATCGACCAGGGCTTTCCCGTCGGGCACATCCCCACCCTCGACCTGCCCGACCAGACCGGGGAGGGGCTGTTTCAGGACGTGTACGACCAGACGCGCGACGTGGCCCCGGAACTCGTCTCCCACCTGCGCGCCGTCGCCACCCTGCCAGTGTGGGTCAACGGCCGGGTCCTGGGCATCTTCAACGTGGCGCTGTTCGAGGGCTGGTGCTGGAGTCCGGCGGACCGGGCGGTGCTGGAGACGGCCGCGCGCAGTCTGGGGCTGGCCCTGGAAGGCGCGCAGACCGTGAACCAGCTCGCGCAGCGCACGTGGGAACTGGAGCGCAGCAACGCGGAACTCGAACAGTTTGCGTACGTGGCCTCGCACGACCTGCAGGCCCCGATCCGCGCGGTGACGAGCTTTGCAGGCATCATTGAACGCCGCTACGGAACGCAGCTCGACGAACGTGGCCGGATGTACGTGCAGCAGATCGTGCACGGCGGCGAACAGATGAAACGCCTGATCGACAACCTGCTCGCCTTCTCCCGCCTGCACACGCGCCGGCAGGAGCTGGTGCCGGTGGACAGCGCGGCCGTGTTCGACACGGTGGTGGGGCGGCTCCAGACCGGACCGTTGCCATCCGGGGCGAGCGTGACCCGTCAGAAGCTGCCGGTGGTGTGTGCGGACGCCCCGCAACTCGATCAACTGCTGCAGAACCTGATCTCGAACGGCCTGAAGTACCGCCGCGAAGGCGTGCCTCCGCAGGTGCGCGTCTGGGCCGAGCGCGACGGCGCATGGTGGCGCTTTGCGGTCTCGGACAACGGCATCGGGATCGAGCAACAATATTTCGAGCGCATTTTCGTGATCTTCCAGCGGCTGCACGGGCAGGAGGAATACGAGGGAACCGGCATCGGACTCGCGGTGTGTCAGAAGATCATCGAGCGGCACGGCGGACGCCTCTGGGTCGAGAGCCGCCCGGGCCAGGGCTCCACTTTCTTTTTCACCCTGCCCCAGGCATGA